In Paenibacillus hexagrammi, the following are encoded in one genomic region:
- a CDS encoding DinB family protein: MYFDLQGEDGMTPVVGMLYSAVRENSRRMQSITDGMSQVEVDYRGLHDKFNSTAQLIKHITYVDLNWVYRIMRQPLPASLIEQYGPMIDANNKLPMVKGVPLSTLNSNYEVVLDRLREACKQVTDADLERVVTFGHENEKKATLRWGLWHMADHSRYHQAQVNQLRRWYREKLKLNV, from the coding sequence ATGTACTTTGATTTACAAGGGGAAGACGGCATGACGCCGGTTGTTGGAATGCTATATTCCGCAGTAAGAGAGAATAGCCGACGCATGCAATCCATCACCGATGGTATGTCACAAGTAGAAGTTGACTACAGGGGGCTTCATGACAAGTTTAATAGTACAGCTCAGTTAATCAAACATATTACTTATGTTGATCTGAACTGGGTTTATAGGATAATGAGGCAGCCTCTTCCTGCATCGCTGATCGAACAATACGGTCCCATGATCGATGCCAATAATAAACTGCCCATGGTCAAGGGAGTACCCTTGAGCACACTGAACTCGAACTATGAAGTTGTGCTTGATAGGTTAAGAGAGGCATGTAAACAAGTAACGGATGCGGATCTGGAGAGAGTTGTCACATTTGGACATGAGAACGAGAAGAAAGCCACGCTGCGTTGGGGCTTGTGGCACATGGCTGACCACAGCCGTTATCATCAGGCGCAAGTGAATCAGCTCAGAAGATGGTATCGAGAGAAACTAAAATTAAATGTATAA
- the moaA gene encoding GTP 3',8-cyclase MoaA has translation METFNRHMSKIEDALHRPLRDLRISITDRCNFRCRYCMPEEVFGPDYLFLPKDRMLTLPEMERLTRIFVSLGVEKIRITGGEPLLRKDIGEIISLIRHIEGVKDIAVTTNGSLLKQRAKELKEAGLKRITVSLDSLNEERFGAMNGREFPVKGILEGIDAAASEGLKVKVNMVVQKGVNDQDIVPMAAYFKEKGHILRFIEFMDVGNSNGWNLQHVVPSKQIIEIIHQVMPLVPAESNYYGEVASRYYYQGSTDEIGLISSVTQAFCGTCTRARLSAEGHLYTCLFTSAKTDLLGALRSGSSDEELKELITEVWSQRQDRYSELRSELTEAMPKVEMSHIGG, from the coding sequence ATGGAGACTTTCAATCGGCATATGTCAAAAATAGAGGATGCTCTCCACAGACCGCTGCGCGACCTGCGAATATCGATCACGGATCGGTGCAATTTTCGCTGCCGGTATTGTATGCCGGAAGAGGTGTTTGGACCGGATTATTTATTTTTGCCGAAGGATCGTATGCTGACGCTTCCTGAGATGGAGCGTTTGACACGAATCTTTGTATCGCTGGGCGTAGAGAAGATTCGAATAACCGGAGGAGAGCCTCTGCTGCGAAAAGATATCGGTGAGATTATTTCGTTAATCCGCCATATAGAAGGCGTGAAGGATATAGCTGTTACGACGAATGGTTCGCTGCTGAAGCAAAGGGCCAAAGAACTGAAGGAAGCAGGCTTGAAACGCATCACTGTTAGTCTGGATAGCCTCAATGAAGAGCGGTTTGGCGCCATGAACGGGAGGGAATTTCCCGTGAAGGGTATACTGGAAGGGATTGATGCCGCGGCATCGGAAGGCCTTAAGGTGAAGGTGAATATGGTGGTGCAAAAGGGTGTGAACGACCAAGACATTGTTCCGATGGCCGCCTATTTCAAGGAAAAGGGGCATATTCTTAGGTTTATAGAATTCATGGATGTTGGCAACAGCAATGGCTGGAATCTGCAGCATGTCGTGCCGAGCAAGCAAATCATAGAAATCATCCACCAAGTCATGCCGCTTGTACCGGCCGAGTCGAATTATTACGGGGAAGTAGCATCCCGCTATTATTATCAAGGTTCAACCGACGAGATTGGACTAATTTCTTCCGTGACGCAGGCGTTCTGCGGAACCTGTACGCGGGCAAGGCTTTCAGCCGAAGGGCACTTGTATACCTGCTTGTTCACATCAGCGAAAACCGATCTGCTGGGCGCGCTGCGCTCGGGCTCAAGCGACGAAGAGCTGAAGGAGCTGATCACCGAAGTATGGTCACAAAGGCAGGACCGATATTCGGAGCTGCGGTCTGAGCTGACGGAGGCTATGCCTAAGGTAGAGATGTCGCACATTGGCGGGTAG
- a CDS encoding AraC family transcriptional regulator, producing the protein MDAVRKALFDDPMFPFQLVFQDTKSPQRELPEHLHELYEMVYIYKGKGTFFINRNFYEMNAGDVFLIPGDTIHRAFPDPDDPVTSTAVFFSRVLVPIDSSSDSYSSLYCYELARKRKRYKFEASDSLRMQLESALLMMHQETCEKQLGYKQAVRLHLQQLLLRFNRAAVSEIQADTADIQVGPGWMKDILQYMDEHHAERGMGLSALAERVSVTAAHFSRVFKQLTGMNVTDYVNAKRIVRAKELLLTTEASIDVIADRCGFDSLPYFHRVFKAATGLTPGIFRRQR; encoded by the coding sequence ATGGATGCTGTTCGGAAGGCGTTGTTCGATGATCCGATGTTTCCGTTTCAGCTTGTTTTTCAAGATACGAAAAGTCCCCAGCGGGAACTGCCCGAACACTTACATGAATTGTACGAAATGGTTTACATCTATAAGGGAAAGGGCACCTTCTTTATTAACCGGAATTTCTATGAAATGAACGCCGGTGATGTGTTTCTCATTCCTGGGGACACAATTCATAGGGCCTTCCCCGATCCTGATGACCCGGTCACATCTACGGCGGTGTTTTTTTCTCGGGTATTGGTGCCTATCGATTCAAGCAGTGATTCCTATTCAAGCTTATACTGCTACGAGCTCGCCCGAAAGAGGAAACGCTACAAATTTGAAGCCTCGGATTCGCTGCGAATGCAGCTGGAGTCGGCATTACTTATGATGCATCAGGAAACGTGCGAGAAACAACTAGGCTACAAGCAGGCCGTCCGTCTGCATTTGCAGCAGCTGCTGCTTCGATTCAATCGTGCGGCTGTTTCCGAGATTCAGGCAGACACGGCCGATATTCAGGTGGGACCGGGATGGATGAAGGATATTTTGCAATACATGGATGAGCATCATGCCGAGCGGGGGATGGGCTTGTCCGCTTTAGCGGAGCGAGTTTCCGTAACGGCGGCGCACTTCTCCCGGGTATTCAAGCAGTTGACCGGTATGAACGTGACCGATTATGTCAACGCCAAACGAATTGTCCGCGCCAAAGAGCTTCTGCTCACTACGGAAGCTAGTATAGATGTCATTGCAGATCGGTGCGGCTTTGATAGCTTGCCTTATTTTCATCGGGTCTTTAAAGCGGCTACCGGACTAACTCCGGGAATTTTCCGACGGCAGAGATAG
- a CDS encoding amidohydrolase family protein, which yields MRIDAHQHYWRIERGDYGWITPDLPVLYRDFSPQDLLPHLKQHQLDGSIAVQAAPTLAETDYLLSLADTDDSILGVVGWLDLHDPEHRSHYERFSRHPKFVGFRIMIQEMPDASSILEPSFLEALSAYAAEDVPIDLLVVSHQLPPLVRLLERVPHLRGVIDHLAKPRIAEGATAPWLSYMREIAAHPKLYCKLSGMVTEADHRHWKQADFTFYIRQILELFGPQRVMFGSDWPVCLLAASYDQTMSVLQQAIPDSWSEQERTLLFGENARTFYKLNDVSRKLKEGERL from the coding sequence ATGCGGATTGATGCGCATCAGCATTATTGGCGAATCGAACGAGGCGACTACGGATGGATAACGCCGGATTTGCCCGTCCTTTACCGGGATTTCAGTCCCCAGGATTTGCTCCCCCATCTAAAGCAGCATCAATTGGATGGAAGCATCGCGGTACAAGCCGCTCCGACATTGGCGGAAACCGATTATTTGCTTTCTTTGGCTGATACAGATGATTCGATTCTGGGTGTCGTAGGATGGCTGGATCTCCATGATCCTGAGCATCGAAGTCATTACGAGCGGTTCAGCCGGCACCCGAAATTCGTGGGATTTCGTATCATGATACAGGAAATGCCGGATGCCTCAAGTATTCTGGAGCCGAGCTTCCTAGAAGCTTTAAGCGCTTACGCAGCCGAAGACGTTCCCATCGATCTGCTTGTCGTCTCTCACCAGCTGCCCCCACTGGTTAGACTGCTAGAGCGTGTGCCCCACCTGCGAGGTGTCATTGATCATCTAGCAAAGCCAAGGATTGCTGAAGGCGCTACTGCGCCTTGGCTCAGCTACATGAGGGAGATTGCCGCTCATCCGAAGCTCTATTGCAAGCTCTCGGGCATGGTAACGGAAGCAGACCACAGACATTGGAAACAGGCTGATTTCACCTTCTATATCCGCCAGATTCTTGAATTATTCGGTCCGCAGCGCGTCATGTTTGGCAGCGACTGGCCGGTATGTCTGCTTGCGGCAAGCTACGATCAGACGATGAGCGTATTGCAGCAGGCAATCCCTGATAGCTGGAGCGAGCAGGAACGGACACTGCTGTTTGGAGAGAATGCCAGAACATTTTACAAGCTGAATGATGTAAGCAGAAAGCTAAAGGAAGGAGAACGATTATGA
- a CDS encoding aldo/keto reductase — translation MKYRKLGKTGLEVSALSFGASSLGSVFRETDDAESIRTVHEAVDHGINLIDVSPYYGLTKAETVLGKAIAQLPRDRFILSTKAGRYGADHFDFSKQRILESAEESLRRLQTDYLDIMFLHDLEFVPFEAAAEGAFQALEQLKKDGKIRYYGVSGLPLSLFEKALSYTELDVVLSYCHYSLNDTTLVELLPLLESRNIGVVNASPLSMGLLGTRPVAEWHPATQEIKTVCRQAADYCASRGADMTKLAVQFATANERIPTTLVSTASPENIRNNIQWSEEPMDEQLLREVLEILKPIQGKSWASGLPEYNVRP, via the coding sequence ATGAAATACCGTAAGCTTGGCAAGACGGGTCTAGAAGTATCGGCGCTTAGCTTCGGAGCCTCATCCCTTGGTTCTGTTTTCCGGGAAACGGATGATGCTGAGAGCATTCGAACGGTACATGAAGCCGTTGACCATGGCATCAATTTGATTGACGTATCTCCCTATTACGGCTTGACGAAGGCGGAAACTGTACTCGGCAAAGCAATTGCGCAGCTTCCACGGGACCGTTTTATCCTCTCTACCAAAGCGGGACGTTACGGAGCGGACCATTTTGATTTTTCCAAGCAGCGTATCCTCGAAAGTGCGGAAGAGAGCTTGCGACGTCTGCAAACGGATTATCTGGACATCATGTTTTTGCATGATTTGGAATTCGTGCCGTTTGAAGCTGCAGCTGAGGGGGCCTTCCAGGCTCTAGAACAACTGAAGAAAGACGGAAAAATTCGATATTACGGAGTATCGGGACTGCCCTTGTCACTTTTTGAAAAAGCATTGTCCTACACCGAGCTGGATGTCGTCCTCTCTTACTGCCATTATTCTTTAAACGATACGACACTTGTGGAGCTGCTTCCTCTGCTGGAAAGCCGCAACATTGGCGTAGTTAATGCTTCCCCGCTATCAATGGGACTGCTGGGAACAAGGCCGGTTGCGGAGTGGCATCCAGCGACCCAAGAAATAAAAACTGTGTGTAGGCAGGCAGCCGACTATTGCGCAAGCAGAGGGGCCGACATGACGAAGCTGGCGGTACAATTTGCCACAGCAAACGAACGCATCCCAACCACACTCGTCAGTACAGCTAGTCCAGAGAACATCCGAAACAATATCCAGTGGAGCGAGGAGCCCATGGATGAACAGCTGCTCAGGGAGGTTCTCGAAATCTTAAAGCCGATCCAAGGAAAAAGCTGGGCAAGCGGACTTCCGGAGTATAACGTTCGGCCGTAA
- a CDS encoding zinc-binding alcohol dehydrogenase family protein — MRGIICEQTDHFKLVDDLPEPACGPGEAIVRIRRIGICGTDLHAYKGNQPYFTYPRILGHELAGVVEYAPSDPAELRAGDQVCVIPYMHCGVCIACRSGKTNCCTSMQVLGVHIDGGMRERIALPVTHLLQTDGLTLDQSAVLEPLAIGAHAVRRSPIQPNDTVLVIGAGPIGLGVMVFAKLAGARVIAMDINEERLAFCREWAQVNHTVDATKQPKERVSEITEGDYPIIVFDATGNARSMEQSFNYVANGGSLVYVGLAKADISFHNPEFHKREMTLMGSRNATKEDFLHVLEAVRKGSIDVESYITHRSSFETMMEAFDDWLRPESKVIKAMVEL; from the coding sequence ATGAGAGGAATTATTTGTGAACAAACCGATCACTTCAAGCTCGTTGACGATCTGCCTGAGCCTGCTTGCGGACCCGGTGAAGCGATCGTTCGAATTCGGCGCATCGGCATCTGCGGCACGGATCTGCACGCCTACAAAGGCAATCAGCCTTACTTTACTTATCCGCGTATACTCGGGCATGAGCTCGCCGGCGTCGTCGAGTATGCCCCGTCAGATCCAGCGGAGCTTCGGGCAGGGGATCAAGTGTGTGTGATCCCTTATATGCACTGCGGCGTCTGCATCGCTTGCCGCAGCGGCAAAACAAACTGCTGCACCTCGATGCAGGTGCTCGGCGTCCATATCGACGGCGGCATGCGTGAGCGGATTGCGCTGCCGGTTACACACCTGCTCCAAACAGATGGCTTAACGTTGGACCAATCAGCCGTGCTAGAGCCTTTGGCTATCGGGGCTCATGCGGTTCGCCGCTCTCCAATACAGCCGAATGATACGGTCTTGGTCATCGGTGCCGGTCCTATTGGACTAGGTGTCATGGTATTCGCCAAGCTTGCAGGGGCTCGTGTAATTGCCATGGACATCAACGAGGAAAGGCTGGCCTTTTGCCGAGAGTGGGCCCAGGTAAACCATACGGTAGATGCAACGAAACAGCCCAAGGAGCGGGTAAGTGAAATCACAGAGGGTGATTATCCCATTATTGTGTTCGATGCAACGGGAAATGCAAGATCGATGGAGCAGTCCTTCAACTATGTTGCAAACGGCGGCTCACTGGTCTATGTCGGGCTGGCTAAAGCGGATATTTCCTTTCACAACCCTGAATTTCATAAACGGGAAATGACACTAATGGGCAGCCGTAACGCTACGAAGGAGGACTTCCTTCACGTTCTTGAAGCCGTTCGCAAAGGAAGTATCGATGTAGAATCCTACATTACGCACCGATCATCCTTTGAAACCATGATGGAAGCTTTTGACGATTGG